GGTGAGCAACCTAGATCTCAGCGACAGTGAGTCTATGAGAGGTGACTGGGGGCTGCCGAAGAATGGTCTTCTGATGCCTCTGCTGGGTGTCATCTACCTGAATGGCAACCACGCCCCTGAGGAGAAGATCTGGAATTTCCTGAATATGCTGGGCATCTATGATGGAAGAAGTCACTTCATCTTTGGAGAGCCCAGGAAGCTCATCACAGAAGATCTGGTGCGAGAAGGGTATCTGGAGTACCGCCAGGTGCCCGGCAGTGATCCCCCTCGCTATGAGTTCCTGTGGGGTCCTAAATTGCTGACAGAAACCAGCAAGACGAAAGTCCTACAGTTTTTGGCGAAGGTCAAAGATTCGGGTCATACTGCCTTCCTGCCACAAAATGAGGAGGCTTGGAGAGAGGAGGTAGAGAGCACCGGAGACAGAGGTGCGGCCAGGGCTGGCCCTTCTGCCTCACTCAGGCCTGGCACTGCTGCCTCAGCCGCTGCTGGCCCTTCTGCTTCAGCCCGGCCTGGCACTGCTGCCTCAGCCATCGCTGGCCCTTCTGCTTCGACCAAGCCTTTCATTGCTGCCTCAGCCACTGCTGGCCCTTCTGCTTCAACCAAGCCTGGCATTGCTGCCTCAGCCGCTGCTGGCCCTTCTGCTTCAACCAAGCCTGGCACTGCACCCTCAGCCGCTGCTGGCCCTTCTGCTTCAACCAAGCCTGGCACTGCACCCTCAGCCGCTGCTCGCCCTTCTGCTTCAGCCCGGCCTGGCACTGCACCCTCAGCTGCTGCTGGCCCTTCTGCTTTGGCCACTGCGCGCCCCAGGGCCAAGTCCAGCCGCTCATCTCGCCCCTAGTGTGGTCTGAAGCCTGTTGTTCACTTTTGCGTGGAGAAGCCTGTCAATCTGTGTTCCTGATCCGCATCAATAACTTGTTGACTTTATTTCCCGCAATTTtcagttcttaaaatttttcaacaGGAAGGCCATTTAGATTCATGATATAAGCTTATGAATAACATGGGTCACACACAGTTTGCTGTTTGTCAAATTTAGGagcaaaaattttgttttctcaaataaATATTGGAAATCCTCACATCACCTTTGTGATCCAGGGTGAGGATAACATCACTTAAGGATAAGAGTGTccttagaaatgcaaaaaacaccACACTAATAGAGGCTCAGAACATTAATACATTGTTAGGGAGATAGCTGAAATTTCTACAGTTTTTAGCTTGCTTTACTCTCTGGTTAATCTCCCTCTTTGTAAATGTAAAAGAGACATACTTGCCTCTGTTTATGCTTTATGGTTTTCAAAAATGTTTGAGAATATAAATTACAGCAAATGATTTATTTGTGGCTCTTCTTTTACACAACCATTGAgaatctgctcttcagaagtcTTCATGCTTGTACTGGTGATGTTTAGTCAAAAGAAGTCCTAGCCTCTCTGCATTCATGATAGTTTCTCAGAGATGCTGTCATTCTATGGAAGAGGCTGAGATAGTCTCTACTTCATGAAGAACAAGAAAGAAGCAGGGTAAAGATGGGTCAGAGAGAACATATTACTTTGGTTTCGTTGCTTAGCTGAATTTTGGCTGATTTGGGAGGTTAGGTGTTTCCTTTTTCCACTTGGAACGCTTCATAGTTTCTCACATCTgatagactggaaaaaaaaaatccagctgatGTAACATCTGAGGTCAAGATAATCATAGTAATAACTGCTGTTGCTCCTAATGTCTCAATAGAGACAGGCGCCGTCACAGAAGCTTTCCATAAATACTTATATTCCAGCAATCTGACAAGAAAGGGCTTATCAAACTTATACTTCACAGTGGAGAGCCCAAGGCTCATAGAGTTTGGTTTTGTGCTGAAATACGTATGGCTGGTAAATGACAGCAGGCAATAGACTCCTGCTCTGAACTACTTTGGCACTCATACTGTTGTTCTCCCCCCCAACCCGAGACATgccttggtctttttttttttttttttttagcgagTACTTTTAACATTtgacatttctttgttaatttttatttatttattttgctgtgctaGATATTAGTTGctggtctagttccctgaccagcgatcaaacctgggccccctgcattgggagcctggagtcctagccattggaccaccaggaaagtccccaccctgtatcttttatttcagtgcttttctcaGGACTCCATAATTTGTCCTAGGTGATAGAAAAGATTGCCCTTGTGCTCAAGCTACTGGATCAAAATGTGTAGCCAGAGCAGTAAGAATGCCAGGTATCCCTAACCAAAGATATGTATCCCTTACTCACTACTCATGGATAAGTGAAAGAAACAATATTCAGGGACTGTATAAGCGTGTCCATTGGCCATGTTAGATAACCTCTGAAGACCAAGGCGTCTCCATGTCATCCTTACAGTCTCTTCCCTGTAGAAAGTAAACCTATCAGAACAGAAATGAGAATCTTCACGTGGCTGAGGAGATAGATTgatctacttttttctttctaaaggacTACCATCTGTCCAGGGACTCCTGCCTTGGACTATAGCTTCTCCCATCACTTCTAGGACAGGGACCCATTCTCTGTAGGACTGCAGAGCAAATATAGCTGAAGAGTTTGTAGAGACGTGGAATTTCCCCAAAGGCCGTTAATCCAAGACACAGAAAGCAAGACCCCCAGGTAGGAGGGTTGGGGAGAGCAAGACGCAAGAATATGGGGGATGGTGGTGACTGGGACAGGACTCCCTTCTGATCTCGGACACAGAGGAATTCAGAACTGTTAGGCTTAGTCTATTAGCCTTAGCATAGCCTCACTTATTCTTCAGGCTTCTCGGAGACCTAAGAAACCTGGTCTCGGCGCAGAGATCTGAGGTTAGTAGGGAGAATCAATCTCTCAGAAATGATGGTGAGGAACCTGAATGAGGGTGATGGAAAGACCCATCCAGAACAGTAGGATCCTTAAGACCCGTCCTCATTGGCAAGCCCATGAAGTCCAGAACTATCTGGGTTGCTGTGCTTAACACTTTCAACTCAGGTCCTGGGAAGGTGGGGACATTGGGATTCTGCAGATAATAGAGCCCCAGGAAGGGCACAGAGTCAAAGTGTGGACCCAGGGTGTGGACACGAAGCCACTCAACCCACAGCCGACAGGGCTACACTTAGTCCCTCCTCTCCAGCTAGCCCTGGGAGGCATAGGTTAAGTGCTGGCCAAGTCAAGTGCCCCGTGACTTCTGCCTGGAGGTTGTCAAGGAGATGACCTTGGTTTATAGGCTGGCTCTTCATCAGAGAGTGGAAATCCCAGCCATGACATTTGTACAGTCCTATATGAAGAGTGTGGCAGCCAACTACCCCATTACAGATAAATTCTCAGAAAGTCCTGCAAATGTGATGGGCCCTGGGAGGGAACAGGCAGGGCTTTCAGACTAGACTTATTTTCTGAAGGCGAATGGCTTCAGGGCTTTAAAGTCCTTGGGCTAATTAGGGATCCTGTATCAGCTGAGGAAGGGTACCCAGTTCCTAACAGGAGTCAACTGATGATACAGACTGACAGCGAAGGATCCCTCCCAGaaagaagggggctacagagggcACTGTCCCTGTTGTCGGGACTGAGACTGTGCCACTTAGGCCGGGTGACATGGTGAGCCCTCCTCACTTCCTCCCAGAGGATCACATGGAGGTAAGGAACCTCATCCTGATCAAAGGGAGCAGCTGAAGCTCAGCAGAAGGATGATTTCCACATTGTACCAGAAGTCAAGGTAAGGACCCTAAAGACTTGAAAGATCACCCGCCTCAAAACAGTGGAGGCAAAACATATTCCTTCCATTATTCTTAGCCTCAGAAGACCATGGCCTGTGGTGGCCCTATGAGGCAaactcctcttcttcctcagggatcaggGAATTAGTGGCCTAGGTGGAGAAGCTTTAAGGCAAGTCAGGGAATGTTTCCAGCTGGGGAATGTTTCCAAGATGGTGAGGACAGCAAGAACGTGGGAACACAAATACCAGGATGGCCACACAGTATGTTCCCTACTCTCAGCCCAGAAGGCCTCAGGCAGATTTACCAGGCCAAGGGGCCCTTCAGCTCTGACCGAGGAGTAGCAGGAAAGTTAAGGTTTTGGTCTGATGGTGGTGTTCCCATGTCAACAGAAGGGGGAGTCTTGGGCTTGGCTGAGAGTCAAATTTGAGACCCTGATTTTGGACCCTGAGAGGAACCGTCTGTCTTCCTCAGGGAGCTTGCCACAGCGTTCATTCTTGTGAGACTATGGGTAGGGGTGGCTAGATAAGGCCGCCTTATTTCCTCTTCGAGGCTCACAGGGAGGTATGAGGAGATAGGCCTCaggtcaagaaggaggggattCCCAAGGCCCCACCAGAAGTCAAACTGTGAAGCCCGAGCAGAGACTGTGGGTCTACTCATCCCTGAATAGAGGGGACAAAGGAGAGTCATGCCCTACCCTTTGATGTCAGTTCTAGAAAGTCATGAGAAGGGAGGGTCAtggtgcctgccaggctctgtggcAGATGCTCTACAGTTACCACCACATGCCAGCAGTCCTTCCAGACAGGGCTTGTCAAACTCCCTTCACAGTTAAAGAACCCAAGGCACTCTCAGAGAGTTTACTGATATGGCAAACTTTTCATGGCTGTTTAAGTGACAGGGATGGTCATAGGCCCTTGATCTGAGT
The genomic region above belongs to Ovis canadensis isolate MfBH-ARS-UI-01 breed Bighorn chromosome X, ARS-UI_OviCan_v2, whole genome shotgun sequence and contains:
- the LOC138929887 gene encoding melanoma-associated antigen B2-like, whose protein sequence is MPRGQKSKHRAREKHRQARAETQGLPDQATTSGGEETTSSSPPDSESGPSSSSAAGTSKGPQGAQGTTSAAAGAVRKRSGVGRAARSRSGVGAEGQVREGENSSQASAAAESSHTDLLTWKAEVLVQYMLCKYKMRALIKRSEMLKAVTRRYREQFPEILSRASERMELVFGLVLKEVRPNSHCYTLVSNLDLSDSESMRGDWGLPKNGLLMPLLGVIYLNGNHAPEEKIWNFLNMLGIYDGRSHFIFGEPRKLITEDLVREGYLEYRQVPGSDPPRYEFLWGPKLLTETSKTKVLQFLAKVKDSGHTAFLPQNEEAWREEVESTGDRGAARAGPSASLRPGTAASAAAGPSASARPGTAASATAGPSASTKPGTAPSAAARPSASARPGTAPSAAAGPSALATARPRAKSSRSSRP